The stretch of DNA TAAACAATCAAACAACACTTAATGTAAAACTTGAAGTTTCTTCAAAAGAACTTGAGCAAGTTGTGGTTGTTGGTTACGGTGTACAGAAAAAATCAGATGTTACAGGTGCAGTGACCCAGGTAACAGCTAAAGACATTTCTTACCAGGCATCGGCAAACCCAGCACAATCATTACAAGGTAAAGTTGCTGGGGTTACCGTTACAAACACCGGAACTCCAGGCAGTCAGCCAACGGTACGTATCAGAGGTCTTGGTTCTGTAAGTTCAAACTCTAACCCTCTTTATGTTGTTGACGGTGTTTTAACAAGAGACATTACTTTCTTGAACAACAATGACATCGAAACCTTCAACATTTTAAAGGATGCGTCAGCGTCAGCAATTTATGGTGTACAGGCTGCTAACGGTGTAATTATCATTACCACTAAAAGAGGTAAAAGCGGAAAACCATTGATCACTTATTCTGGTTATATGGGCTTCCAAAAACCTACCAACATGGTTGATATGACCAACGGCAGTCAATATATCGAATTATTGAATGAAAAAGGTCAGATTATGGCAGACAGAGCTGGTCAATCTTATTCACCAATTAATGGTGGTGCTTATCCAGCTTCAACGGATTGGTATGATCAGATTTTACGCAGTTCTGCAATGATCCAAAATCATGAGCTTAATTTTTCGGGAGGAAACGAAAAAACTCAATACGCTGTTGGCGCAAGTTACTTTAAACAAGAAGGCTTAGCAAAGGAAAATGATTATGCACGCGTAAACTTAAAAACAGCCGTTGATACATGGGCTACTGATTTCTTAAAAGTAGGTGCTAATATCAACTTATCGTCTGCGACCTCTAATAATGCTCCAGATAACATCTTTAAAGATGCTTATGTTGCTCCATCAGCAATTGGGGTTACAAATCCTGATGGTTCATTTACCAGCATGATGGACTTTGGTTCATTCCCAAACCCAGCAGCAAAGCTTTACTATAACAACAACAAAACGAATGCATTACGTTTAGTTGGAGGTGCTTACCTTGAAGTTCATCCAATTAAAAACCTTTCTGTTAAAAGTGCTCTTTACGTAGATGGTACACAAAGCACTAACAGAAAATACACTCCATGGTATCAGGTTTCTTCTGTACAAACTGATACTACTTTAACTTTAGCTAAAAAGATTGAAGATCCATTTAGCTATACCTGGGATAATACAGCGACTTACAAATTTGAGATTAACGAAAAACATTCGTTAACAGCAATGTTGGGTACCAGCATGTTACAAGACAGATATCATTCTATGACGGCAACTCGTCAAGGTGTAAAAGACTATGGTGATGGTAGCTGGTACTTAGGAAATGGCTCTGATAAAGGCCAGTCGAATGGTGAAAGTGTTGATTTATACAGATCATTCTCATTGTTTGGTCGATTAAATTATTCGTACTTACAACGTTATTTATTTACAGCTACTTTAAGAAGAGACGAAGCAAGTATCTTCCCTAAAGATAACAGAGCTGATTTCTTCCCTTCAGTTGGTTTAGGATGGGTAATTTCTCAGGAAAGTTTCATGGCTAACCAAAATGCCTTCCAAAACTTGAAATTAAGAGCTAGCTGGGGTAAAATGGGTAACAGTCGTATTCCATTAACAGTTGTACCTGGTTTATCAACTGGTGGTAATTATTCTGGAGTATTTGGTGGAAATATTATCACTGGAGCAAACATAACTCAAGTTGGTCCACGTAATCTTTTATGGGAAACTACCGATGAGTTCGACGTTGCCATTGAAGGTGCTACCTTAAGAAATCGTTTAACATTTGAAATAGATTACTATAATAAGAAAACGAAAAATGCAATTTTCCCAGTAACTACTGTAACAACCATCGGTGCGTCAAACACCAGTTACCTTGATAATAATGCAGACGTTGTAAATAAGGGTCTGGAACTTAGTTTAGGTTGGAAAGACAGAATCGGTGAGTTCAGTTACTCAATTGGAGGTAACATTGCTACCAATAAAAACGAAGTTACCCGCCTTAAAGAAGGTACTTTAGGTATATATGGTGGTTCGGTTAACTACATTAATACTACCTATACAACTGTAGGTCGTTCTATCGGTGAGTTTTATGGTCGCAAAGTGGTAGGCGTTTTCCAAAACCAGCTTGAAATTGATAACTACAAAAACAAAGAAGGTATTGTTATTCAACCTCAAGCTCGTCCAGGTGACTTCATTTACCAGGATACTAACGGTGATGGTAAAATTAATGATTATGACCGTGTATTCTTAGGTACTGCAATTCCTACTTACTCATTCGGTATTAACTTAGGTGGTTCTTACAAAAACTTTGACCTTACAGTAGATATGTATGGACAAGGTGGAAACAAAGTTTATAACGCTAAACGTTTCAGACAGTTAGGTAACGAAAACTACGATCTTGACTTTTATAATAACCGTTGGCATGGAGAGGGTACGTCATCCACTTACCCATCAGCTGACGTTGTTTCAGAAACCAATAAACTGGCTAGCTCATTCTATGTTGAATCGGGTGACATGTTTAAAGTTCGTAATATTCAATTAGGTTACACCTTCCCTCAAAAAGTAACAAACAAATTGAAGATCAATGGTTTAAGAGTGTATGCAAACGTTGCAAATCCATTCAACTTCTTCAACTATAACGGCTTTACTCCTGAGGTTACCAACATTGATCTAACCAAATCATATAACGAGCAAATCAATGCAACTTCTCAGGGAATTGACTTAAATGTGTACCCAATGTCAACTGTTTACAACTTTGGTATCAACTTGACTTTATAGTCCTGAAAAAGAATTATTATGAAAAAGAATTTAGCGAAAGCACTATATATCACACTTCTTTCTACCTCACTGGTTTCTTGTCAGGAATACCTTGACAATAATAATGAGGGAAAGATTCCTCCTGTTGAGTTTTACAAAACACAGGAAGATGCATTTAAAGGCGTTGTTTCAATTTATGCTCAAATGCGTAAATGGGAAATGGTTGGTTTCAACTATATGATCATGTTAGAAATCACCTCAGACAATGCCTTGAAAGGTTCTGCTCCTGGCGATGCAGCGTTTATCAATTCCTATAAAAACTTCTCCTTCACTGCAAACGAAGGTCAGATTAATGATTTTTGGAAAGGTCGTTATCAGTTAATCAACTTGTGTAATCAAGTGATAAGCAATGTTCCGGCTATTCCAATGAATGATGGATTAAAAGCCCGTTACATTGCAGAAGCTAAATTCTGCCGTGCAACCTTCTATTTTGATTTAGTAAGAGCATTTGGAGATGTTCCTATGCCAACTTCAATTGAAAACGCACAAGCAGAAGCATTAAAAAAGACCTCAAAAGCTGATGTGTATGCGCAAATTGTAAAAGATTTAGAAGATGCTGCAGCAGTACTGCCTGCAAGCACTACCGGTTCTGAAGCCGGACGCGCTACTAAATACGCTGCTCATGGTTATTTAGCTAAGGTTTACTTATATCTTAAAAACTGGGATAAAGCGATTGAAAATACTCAAACTGTTATCTCATCAGGCAAATACGGTTTAGAGCCTGATTTCTACCAAGTATTTCGTGTAGAAAAAGAAAACGGTATGGAATCCCTATTTGAAGTACAAGCATCAGCGGTTGCCGGAAGCGGCGATTTAAGTAACTGCCAGTACTCTCAAATCCAAGGTATCAGAGGTACCGGAGGTTTTGGCTGGGGTTTCTGCATCCCTTCTGACAATTTAGCTAAAGCATTTGATGATGCAGGTGATGCAATCAGGAAGAAAGCAACTATCCTTTATAAAGGAGAAACAACTCCTGATGGTGATTTAGTTCAGGGTGTTGATGTTTTAGAAGGCGTTACGGTTCCTAGATATAACGGCAAATCATATTGTCCAAAAAGCAAACAAGTTAATGGTGTTAATGAGGGCTCTGAACAAAATGTACGTAAGTTACGTTATGCTGAGGTTTTATTAATTGATGCTGAAGCAAAACTTAATAAAGGTGACGTTTCTGGTGCTGCTACATCTTTAAACTTAGTGAGAAGCCGCGTTAAACTAGCTGCTAACAACGCTCCAACCATGCAAGACATTTGGAATGAGCGTCGTTTAGAGTTGGCAATGGAAGAAGACCGCTTTTTTGACCTGGTTCGTATAGGACAAGCTCCTACGGTATTACAGGGCTTTGCAGCAGGTAAGAATGAGGTATTCCCAATTCCGCAAAGCTTAATAGATATTTCGCAGGGGTCAATTAAACAAAACCCTGGTTATTAATTTTAATTCGGTCAAATACATAAAAGGGTCTCCGGACCCTTTTATTTTAAATAAGAGCTAATGCTAACTTTTTACTAATTATTAAACTCTCTATTATGATGCAGAAACTTATGATTCTGGCTTTAACCATGGCAATGCTACTTCCCACAACAAGTGAAGCCCAGGTAATCAAACCAACCTCCTCTTTCACCTTTAAACCGGCGCCTCGTCAAAAAAACCTTTCCGATACTGCTCTCCTTGAATTGGTTCAGAAACAAACTTTTAAGTATTTCTGGGATTTTGCTCATCCTTTGAGTGGCCTTGCGCGCGAAAGAAGTAATGTTTCTTTTGATTATGGCAATGAAGTAGTAACCACCGGCGGAAGTGGATTTGGAATTATGGCCATTATTGTTGCATCAGAACGAGGCTGGATTACACGTGAGCAAGCTGCTAAACGCATGAATAAGATCGTTAGATTTTTATCAAAAGCAGATAGTTATCACGGCGTTTTCCCTCACTGGTTAAA from Solitalea canadensis DSM 3403 encodes:
- a CDS encoding SusC/RagA family TonB-linked outer membrane protein; translated protein: MNRLFTFIMVCLCLVGFNHANAQQLGVVKGTVTDASNGETLPGVSILVKGTNSGTQSDAKGEFSIKTAGNATLVFNYVGYLSKEVAINNQTTLNVKLEVSSKELEQVVVVGYGVQKKSDVTGAVTQVTAKDISYQASANPAQSLQGKVAGVTVTNTGTPGSQPTVRIRGLGSVSSNSNPLYVVDGVLTRDITFLNNNDIETFNILKDASASAIYGVQAANGVIIITTKRGKSGKPLITYSGYMGFQKPTNMVDMTNGSQYIELLNEKGQIMADRAGQSYSPINGGAYPASTDWYDQILRSSAMIQNHELNFSGGNEKTQYAVGASYFKQEGLAKENDYARVNLKTAVDTWATDFLKVGANINLSSATSNNAPDNIFKDAYVAPSAIGVTNPDGSFTSMMDFGSFPNPAAKLYYNNNKTNALRLVGGAYLEVHPIKNLSVKSALYVDGTQSTNRKYTPWYQVSSVQTDTTLTLAKKIEDPFSYTWDNTATYKFEINEKHSLTAMLGTSMLQDRYHSMTATRQGVKDYGDGSWYLGNGSDKGQSNGESVDLYRSFSLFGRLNYSYLQRYLFTATLRRDEASIFPKDNRADFFPSVGLGWVISQESFMANQNAFQNLKLRASWGKMGNSRIPLTVVPGLSTGGNYSGVFGGNIITGANITQVGPRNLLWETTDEFDVAIEGATLRNRLTFEIDYYNKKTKNAIFPVTTVTTIGASNTSYLDNNADVVNKGLELSLGWKDRIGEFSYSIGGNIATNKNEVTRLKEGTLGIYGGSVNYINTTYTTVGRSIGEFYGRKVVGVFQNQLEIDNYKNKEGIVIQPQARPGDFIYQDTNGDGKINDYDRVFLGTAIPTYSFGINLGGSYKNFDLTVDMYGQGGNKVYNAKRFRQLGNENYDLDFYNNRWHGEGTSSTYPSADVVSETNKLASSFYVESGDMFKVRNIQLGYTFPQKVTNKLKINGLRVYANVANPFNFFNYNGFTPEVTNIDLTKSYNEQINATSQGIDLNVYPMSTVYNFGINLTL
- a CDS encoding RagB/SusD family nutrient uptake outer membrane protein; its protein translation is MKKNLAKALYITLLSTSLVSCQEYLDNNNEGKIPPVEFYKTQEDAFKGVVSIYAQMRKWEMVGFNYMIMLEITSDNALKGSAPGDAAFINSYKNFSFTANEGQINDFWKGRYQLINLCNQVISNVPAIPMNDGLKARYIAEAKFCRATFYFDLVRAFGDVPMPTSIENAQAEALKKTSKADVYAQIVKDLEDAAAVLPASTTGSEAGRATKYAAHGYLAKVYLYLKNWDKAIENTQTVISSGKYGLEPDFYQVFRVEKENGMESLFEVQASAVAGSGDLSNCQYSQIQGIRGTGGFGWGFCIPSDNLAKAFDDAGDAIRKKATILYKGETTPDGDLVQGVDVLEGVTVPRYNGKSYCPKSKQVNGVNEGSEQNVRKLRYAEVLLIDAEAKLNKGDVSGAATSLNLVRSRVKLAANNAPTMQDIWNERRLELAMEEDRFFDLVRIGQAPTVLQGFAAGKNEVFPIPQSLIDISQGSIKQNPGY